The following proteins are co-located in the Paenibacillus sp. JNUCC32 genome:
- a CDS encoding MFS transporter, with protein MIIDKKRSLLALIALAVSAFAIGTTEFISVGLLPLIAEDMNISVTTAGLTVSMYALGVTFGAPILTSLTSRMSRKTLLLWIMIIFIIGNSLAASSASIGVLLAARVLSAFSHGVFMSIGSIIAASVVPENRRASAISIMFTGLTVATVTGVPLGTFIGQQLGWRLAFVAIVAVGIVALIANSILVPSDLPKGERTSFRDQAKLMTNGRLLLMLLITALGYGGTFVVFTYLSPLLQDITGFNENTVAVILLVYGIAIAVGNVIGGKAANRNPLKALLYMFIAQALVLVTLTFTAPFQTAGLITIILMGFLAFMNVPGLQVYVVMLAERFAPGAVNMASALNIAAFNAGIAIGAFLGGLITNSMGLIHTAWIGSLMVAGAVVLTGWSLKLERKDSENPDKSDKPDMPAA; from the coding sequence ATGATTATAGATAAAAAAAGAAGTTTGCTTGCGCTTATAGCGCTTGCCGTCAGTGCCTTCGCCATCGGAACAACGGAATTCATCAGCGTAGGGCTGCTGCCGTTGATTGCGGAGGATATGAATATCTCCGTGACGACAGCCGGATTAACCGTGTCGATGTATGCGCTGGGCGTTACCTTCGGTGCGCCGATTCTCACGTCGCTCACGTCCAGAATGTCCAGGAAAACTTTGCTGCTCTGGATTATGATCATTTTTATTATCGGTAACAGCTTGGCAGCGAGCTCAGCTTCCATTGGCGTCCTGCTTGCAGCACGGGTCCTGTCGGCCTTTTCACATGGCGTATTCATGTCGATCGGCTCGATTATCGCCGCAAGCGTGGTGCCTGAGAACCGCAGGGCATCGGCGATCTCCATTATGTTCACGGGCCTTACCGTAGCCACGGTCACCGGCGTTCCGCTCGGAACGTTTATCGGTCAGCAGTTGGGCTGGAGGCTTGCTTTTGTCGCGATTGTGGCGGTCGGCATCGTTGCGCTGATTGCGAATAGTATCCTGGTCCCTTCGGACCTGCCTAAAGGAGAACGCACTTCATTCCGCGACCAGGCTAAATTGATGACGAACGGAAGACTGCTGCTCATGCTTCTGATTACGGCTCTCGGTTATGGCGGGACCTTTGTTGTCTTCACTTATTTATCCCCATTGCTTCAGGATATAACAGGCTTCAATGAAAATACGGTGGCCGTCATCCTGCTTGTCTATGGGATAGCCATTGCAGTCGGTAACGTGATCGGCGGGAAAGCGGCCAATCGCAACCCGCTGAAAGCCCTGCTCTACATGTTTATAGCCCAAGCCTTGGTGCTGGTTACACTTACGTTTACCGCACCGTTTCAAACGGCGGGACTCATCACGATTATTCTTATGGGATTCCTGGCGTTCATGAACGTGCCGGGTTTGCAGGTTTACGTTGTGATGCTGGCCGAGCGCTTTGCGCCCGGAGCCGTGAATATGGCGTCCGCGCTGAACATTGCCGCATTTAATGCCGGTATCGCCATCGGCGCTTTTTTAGGCGGCTTGATCACGAATTCCATGGGCCTGATTCATACGGCGTGGATCGGATCCCTGATGGTGGCCGGTGCGGTCGTGCTCACCGGATGGAGCTTGAAGCTGGAACGAAAGGATTCGGAAAATCCGGATAAATCGGATAAGCCGGATATGCCAGCGGCATGA
- a CDS encoding ABC transporter ATP-binding protein, with protein sequence MLRRFFSYYKPYKGLFILDFCCAIFAALLELIFPVAVNRVIDDLLPSGNWKWILYACLGLLGIYVVSSFLHYVVTYWGHKLGINIETDMRKKLFDRVQKQSFRFFDNNKTGHLVSRMTNDLMDIGEIAHHGPEDLFIAVMTLAGALGIMLGINWQLAVMTFVIVPLMIYLSLYFSGKMSAAFKRMFSDIADYNARVENNVSGIRVVQAFSNEEHEIARFAENNNRFRVTKLIAYRIMAWNSSISFILMKFISLFVLVCGTWFVIEGRMTNGEFIAFVMLSNVFLGPIKQINAVIEMYPKGIAGFKRYLELLESEPDVADMPGAKPVGHVRGDIAFHGVTFGYENKDHVLEDVHLSIRAGETVALVGPSGAGKTTLCSLLPRFYDTEAGKITIDGIDIRDMTLQSLRSHIGIVQQDVFLFDGSIRENIAYGRLDADDSDIMKAVGRAQLEELVASLPDGLDTLIGERGVKLSGGQKQRLSIARMFLKNPPILILDEATSALDAETEAAIQQALAELSEGRTTLVIAHRLATIKNADRIVVVADKGIAEQGAHEDLLAAHGIYSRLHRAQFGA encoded by the coding sequence ATGCTGCGCCGATTTTTTTCCTATTACAAGCCTTATAAAGGGCTATTCATATTGGATTTTTGCTGCGCTATCTTTGCCGCTTTGCTGGAATTGATATTCCCGGTAGCCGTCAACCGCGTGATCGACGACTTGCTGCCAAGCGGGAACTGGAAGTGGATTTTATACGCTTGCCTAGGGCTTCTCGGCATTTATGTCGTCAGTTCTTTCCTGCATTACGTAGTTACGTATTGGGGTCATAAACTCGGCATCAACATTGAAACGGATATGCGCAAAAAGCTGTTCGATCGGGTTCAGAAGCAATCCTTCCGTTTTTTTGACAACAACAAGACGGGACATCTTGTCTCGAGAATGACCAACGACCTGATGGATATCGGGGAGATTGCCCACCATGGTCCGGAAGACCTGTTCATCGCCGTCATGACGCTTGCCGGAGCGCTGGGCATCATGCTCGGGATCAACTGGCAGCTTGCCGTGATGACGTTTGTGATCGTTCCTTTGATGATCTATTTATCGCTGTATTTCAGCGGGAAAATGTCGGCGGCGTTCAAGCGCATGTTCTCCGATATTGCCGATTACAATGCACGCGTGGAGAACAACGTCAGCGGGATCCGCGTGGTTCAAGCCTTCTCGAATGAGGAGCATGAAATCGCGCGTTTCGCCGAGAACAACAACCGCTTTCGCGTGACGAAGCTGATTGCTTACCGCATCATGGCCTGGAACTCGTCGATCAGCTTTATCCTGATGAAATTCATTTCGCTGTTCGTGCTGGTATGCGGCACCTGGTTCGTGATTGAGGGCCGGATGACCAACGGGGAATTTATCGCTTTTGTCATGCTGTCTAACGTGTTCCTCGGTCCGATTAAACAAATCAATGCGGTCATTGAGATGTATCCGAAGGGAATCGCCGGCTTTAAGCGGTATTTGGAGCTTCTGGAAAGCGAACCCGACGTCGCGGATATGCCGGGTGCCAAGCCGGTCGGCCATGTGCGTGGTGACATTGCCTTTCATGGCGTAACCTTCGGGTACGAGAACAAAGACCACGTCCTGGAGGATGTCCATTTGTCTATTCGCGCAGGCGAAACTGTCGCGCTTGTAGGGCCGTCCGGAGCGGGCAAGACCACGTTGTGCTCATTGCTGCCTCGTTTCTATGACACGGAAGCCGGAAAGATAACGATAGACGGGATCGATATTCGCGACATGACGCTGCAATCCCTTCGTTCCCATATTGGCATCGTCCAGCAGGACGTGTTCCTGTTTGATGGCAGCATCCGCGAAAATATCGCCTATGGCAGGTTAGATGCTGACGACAGTGACATCATGAAAGCGGTGGGCCGTGCCCAGCTTGAAGAGCTGGTTGCTTCGCTTCCGGATGGGCTGGACACCTTGATTGGCGAGCGGGGCGTGAAGCTGTCCGGCGGACAGAAGCAGCGACTGTCGATAGCCCGGATGTTCCTCAAGAACCCGCCGATCCTCATTCTCGACGAGGCGACGTCCGCGCTTGATGCGGAAACCGAAGCGGCGATTCAACAGGCGCTTGCCGAGCTCTCGGAAGGACGAACGACGCTGGTGATTGCCCACCGGCTCGCAACCATCAAGAACGCGGATCGCATCGTGGTCGTTGCGGACAAAGGCATCGCCGAACAAGGAGCCCATGAGGATCTGCTCGCGGCGCACGGCATATACAGCCGTTTGCATCGAGCTCAATTCGGGGCTTGA
- a CDS encoding FecCD family ABC transporter permease yields the protein MDAVTHTMHERKGRKRKIMTLSVLGALIILVFLISMNTGVIRLSPLEVIKTLFGGGTDKQELVLFEFRLPRIVISLLIGAGLAISGCVMQGISRNELADPGILGINAGAGLMVMLFISFFPSTAAAPVFLLPVLALIGAGGTAALICVLAYKKNQGFKPTGLLLTGIAVAAGISAAMIVLTLRLSPEKYQFVATWLAGSIWGSSWKFVLALLPWMLVLLPFVMYKAQVMNVLNLGEPTATGLGASVTREQLKLLAAAVGLAASCVAVSGGIGFVGLIAPHLARRLVGAKHQMLLPVTALVGALLVITADTLGRWIIQPSEIPTGIVVAVIGAPYFLYLLSRTKA from the coding sequence ATGGATGCCGTTACCCATACCATGCACGAGCGTAAAGGCAGGAAGCGCAAGATTATGACGCTATCTGTCCTGGGTGCATTAATCATTCTGGTATTTCTGATCAGCATGAACACGGGGGTCATTCGCTTATCGCCGCTTGAGGTCATAAAAACCTTGTTTGGCGGCGGGACGGACAAGCAGGAGCTGGTGCTGTTCGAATTCCGCTTGCCGCGGATCGTCATTTCGCTTCTGATTGGTGCCGGGTTGGCGATATCCGGCTGCGTTATGCAGGGCATTTCCCGTAATGAGCTGGCGGACCCCGGCATTTTGGGGATCAATGCGGGAGCCGGATTAATGGTTATGCTGTTCATTTCATTTTTCCCGAGCACGGCCGCTGCCCCGGTCTTTCTGCTGCCGGTACTCGCCCTGATTGGAGCGGGCGGCACCGCCGCATTGATATGCGTACTGGCTTACAAGAAGAATCAGGGCTTTAAGCCGACGGGCCTTCTGTTGACGGGAATCGCCGTAGCGGCCGGCATCAGTGCGGCTATGATCGTGCTGACGCTGCGTTTAAGCCCGGAAAAATATCAGTTTGTTGCCACCTGGCTAGCAGGCAGCATCTGGGGCTCGAGCTGGAAGTTCGTCCTGGCATTGCTCCCATGGATGCTTGTGCTGCTGCCCTTCGTGATGTACAAAGCGCAGGTGATGAACGTTCTCAATCTTGGAGAGCCGACGGCGACCGGACTGGGAGCCTCCGTTACAAGGGAGCAATTGAAGCTGCTGGCAGCGGCGGTCGGACTGGCTGCCTCCTGCGTCGCGGTGAGCGGCGGCATCGGATTCGTCGGGCTTATAGCGCCGCATCTGGCCAGGCGATTGGTCGGTGCGAAGCATCAAATGCTGCTTCCGGTAACGGCGCTAGTCGGAGCCTTGCTGGTCATCACTGCCGACACTTTGGGCCGCTGGATCATTCAACCGTCCGAGATTCCGACCGGGATCGTGGTTGCCGTGATTGGCGCTCCGTACTTCCTGTACCTGCTTTCCAGGACAAAAGCTTAG
- a CDS encoding beta-L-arabinofuranosidase domain-containing protein — protein MLHQTAFNSLPLRAIKPAGWLKDQLEIQASGFTGHLEEQWKDVGADNGWLGGQGESWERGPYYVDGLLPLAYLLEDESLIAKANRWVEWSLASQQENGMFGPARITSVNQDIDKDQDWWHYMIMLKVMMQHEEATGDERIIPFLTKFFTYVHSVIEEQPLRGWAKTRGAEMLLCIVWLHKRTAQPFLLRLADTIAEQTTDWSGIFHDFPFWRKVEEWDWTTHVVNVAMGIKTPGVLYELHGNPVERESVHRGIDSLMTYHGQAHGMFSGDEWLSGTHPSQGVELCAVVEYMFSMEQLTRIFGEGRFGDILEKVAFNALPAAISADWTSHQYDQQVNQMICNVAPRAWSNSPDANVFGLEPNFGCCTANMHQGWPKLASHLWMKDQEDGLVAVSYAPCTVRTTVGRQGVSAEIAVTGEYPFKDRIQIHLSLERAESFRISLRIPAWCDHPVITLNGREMTIQAESGYAEIVQTWQNGDLLELYLPMEVKTDSRSMYATSITRGPLVYVLPVKENWQMIRQREMFHDWELYPASPWKYGLMADTSFEVLEREVVRQPFLAADAPVRVKVKGQLIRDWKMEGNNAGNPPLHPNTDGQPVTELELVPYGSAKLRIGEFPLIGDRTRIAKN, from the coding sequence ATGCTGCATCAGACGGCTTTTAATAGTTTGCCGCTTAGAGCGATTAAGCCGGCCGGCTGGCTTAAGGATCAGCTGGAGATTCAAGCAAGCGGGTTTACGGGACATCTGGAGGAACAGTGGAAGGACGTCGGAGCAGACAACGGATGGCTTGGCGGCCAGGGAGAGAGCTGGGAGCGGGGACCTTATTATGTCGACGGTTTGCTTCCTTTAGCTTATTTGCTGGAGGACGAGTCTTTGATCGCTAAAGCGAATCGATGGGTCGAGTGGTCGCTTGCCAGCCAGCAGGAGAACGGCATGTTCGGTCCGGCGCGCATCACCTCCGTGAATCAGGATATCGATAAGGATCAGGATTGGTGGCATTACATGATCATGCTGAAAGTGATGATGCAGCATGAGGAAGCAACGGGCGACGAACGTATCATTCCGTTTCTGACCAAGTTCTTTACTTACGTCCATTCGGTCATCGAGGAACAGCCGCTGCGGGGCTGGGCCAAAACCAGGGGGGCCGAGATGCTGCTGTGCATCGTGTGGCTGCATAAACGAACGGCGCAGCCTTTCCTGCTGCGGCTTGCGGATACGATCGCGGAACAAACCACGGACTGGAGCGGTATTTTTCATGATTTTCCGTTCTGGCGCAAGGTTGAAGAGTGGGATTGGACAACCCATGTCGTGAACGTGGCGATGGGCATCAAAACGCCGGGCGTGCTGTATGAATTACACGGAAATCCCGTGGAGCGGGAAAGCGTACACCGGGGCATCGATTCCTTGATGACGTACCACGGGCAAGCGCACGGCATGTTCTCGGGAGACGAGTGGTTGTCCGGCACCCATCCGAGCCAAGGGGTTGAATTGTGTGCCGTCGTCGAGTATATGTTTTCGATGGAGCAGCTGACGCGCATTTTCGGGGAGGGACGCTTCGGGGATATTTTGGAGAAGGTCGCGTTTAATGCGCTGCCTGCCGCCATCTCTGCGGACTGGACCTCACATCAGTATGATCAGCAGGTCAACCAAATGATCTGCAACGTCGCTCCGCGGGCTTGGAGCAACAGTCCCGATGCCAACGTATTCGGTCTGGAGCCGAATTTCGGGTGCTGCACGGCCAATATGCATCAGGGCTGGCCCAAGCTGGCCTCGCACCTGTGGATGAAGGACCAGGAGGACGGGTTAGTTGCCGTTTCCTATGCTCCCTGCACGGTTAGAACAACGGTTGGCCGCCAGGGCGTGTCCGCTGAGATTGCGGTCACCGGCGAATATCCATTCAAGGATCGCATTCAAATCCATCTGTCGCTTGAACGCGCGGAATCATTCCGGATATCGCTGCGCATCCCGGCCTGGTGCGACCATCCCGTCATTACCTTGAACGGGCGCGAAATGACAATTCAGGCAGAGTCCGGTTATGCCGAGATCGTGCAGACCTGGCAGAATGGCGATCTGCTGGAACTGTACCTGCCTATGGAAGTGAAGACCGATTCACGCAGCATGTACGCAACCAGCATTACAAGAGGACCGCTGGTGTACGTGCTGCCCGTGAAGGAGAATTGGCAGATGATCCGGCAGCGTGAGATGTTCCACGATTGGGAGCTCTATCCTGCTTCCCCATGGAAATACGGACTGATGGCCGATACGTCGTTCGAGGTGCTGGAGCGGGAGGTGGTTCGTCAACCGTTCCTGGCTGCCGATGCGCCTGTACGGGTGAAGGTGAAGGGCCAGCTGATCCGGGATTGGAAAATGGAAGGCAACAACGCCGGAAACCCACCGCTGCATCCGAACACGGACGGCCAGCCCGTTACGGAATTGGAGTTGGTTCCGTACGGAAGCGCGAAGCTTCGGATCGGAGAATTCCCTCTGATCGGGGATCGGACCAGAATCGCTAAGAATTAA
- a CDS encoding winged helix-turn-helix transcriptional regulator — translation MQTKKYNIAVEATLEVIGGKWKCVILCHLTHGRKRTNELKRLMPHITQKMLTQQLRELEEDGVINRIIHNQVPPKVEYELSEYGRSLSGILDMLCAWGEKHITKVYGDKFSVLEDSILNDKLKAVDEPADAR, via the coding sequence ATGCAAACGAAGAAATACAATATAGCCGTCGAAGCAACATTGGAAGTGATCGGGGGCAAGTGGAAATGCGTGATCCTCTGCCATCTGACCCATGGCCGTAAACGGACCAACGAGCTGAAGCGCCTCATGCCGCACATCACCCAAAAAATGCTGACGCAGCAGCTGCGAGAGCTGGAGGAAGATGGCGTAATCAATCGCATCATTCATAATCAAGTGCCGCCTAAAGTGGAATATGAGCTTAGCGAGTACGGCAGAAGTTTGAGCGGAATTCTGGATATGCTCTGTGCATGGGGCGAAAAACATATTACGAAAGTATACGGGGACAAATTCAGCGTGCTTGAGGACAGCATCCTGAACGATAAGCTGAAAGCCGTGGACGAGCCGGCGGATGCACGCTAA
- a CDS encoding dihydrofolate reductase family protein — MSQVIAEMSMSLDGFITGPNHSARLPLGKGGERLHEWIYELTSWREMHGLTGGRFNQDAELIAESNRRTGAVVLGRTMFDHGQPFWGDTPPFHMPVFILTHEERQAETKDGGTTYTFVTDGIERALELAKAAAGNKDVKIAGGANVIQQYMGAGLLDELLITLVPILLGNGQKLFEHLPSDIEFVRTTIIESPGVTHLRYRLIHRANA, encoded by the coding sequence ATGTCACAAGTTATCGCTGAAATGTCGATGTCATTGGACGGATTTATCACAGGTCCGAACCATAGCGCCCGCTTGCCCCTTGGCAAAGGCGGCGAGCGGCTTCATGAATGGATTTATGAACTCACGAGCTGGCGCGAAATGCATGGCCTGACCGGGGGCCGGTTTAACCAGGACGCGGAGCTGATAGCCGAATCCAATCGCAGAACCGGCGCTGTCGTTCTTGGCCGCACGATGTTTGATCATGGACAACCTTTTTGGGGAGATACGCCCCCTTTTCATATGCCGGTATTTATTCTGACTCATGAAGAACGGCAGGCAGAAACGAAGGATGGCGGTACGACTTATACCTTTGTCACGGATGGGATCGAACGGGCATTGGAACTAGCAAAAGCTGCGGCGGGGAACAAAGACGTCAAAATCGCCGGAGGAGCCAACGTCATACAACAATATATGGGAGCAGGCCTGCTGGATGAGCTCTTGATCACGCTGGTGCCGATCCTTCTAGGCAACGGTCAGAAATTGTTCGAACATCTCCCCTCCGATATCGAATTCGTTCGTACAACCATCATCGAATCTCCCGGGGTTACGCATCTGAGGTACCGTCTTATTCACCGCGCCAATGCTTGA
- a CDS encoding SDR family NAD(P)-dependent oxidoreductase, with protein sequence MNLDLQGKVALVTGSTSGIGKAIAMSLAAEGASVIINGRHEDKVKQTIHDIRAVHPDAELRYAVADLGTEEGCHQVREAAPVVDILINNLGIFEPAEFFDISDADWFRFFETNIMSGVRLTRHYLQNMISRNEGRIIFIASEAAVMPSQEMAHYSATKTMQLSLSRSLAELTTGTRVTVNTVMPGSTLTEGVETMLDTLYPDENLTIEEAEQRFMKENRPTSIIQRLIRPEEIADFVAYLSSPKSSAINGSALRIDGGLVRSVF encoded by the coding sequence ATGAACTTGGATTTACAGGGTAAAGTTGCATTGGTCACAGGCTCGACATCGGGCATCGGCAAAGCGATCGCCATGTCGCTGGCAGCCGAAGGAGCGTCGGTCATTATCAATGGAAGACACGAGGATAAGGTGAAGCAGACGATCCATGACATTCGCGCCGTCCATCCGGATGCCGAGCTGCGTTATGCCGTGGCGGATCTCGGAACCGAGGAGGGCTGCCATCAGGTCAGGGAAGCCGCCCCGGTCGTTGATATTCTGATCAACAATTTAGGCATCTTCGAGCCTGCCGAATTTTTCGATATTTCGGATGCGGATTGGTTCAGGTTCTTCGAGACGAATATTATGAGCGGCGTCCGTTTAACCCGACACTATTTGCAGAACATGATCAGCCGCAATGAAGGCCGAATTATTTTTATCGCGAGCGAAGCAGCCGTCATGCCTTCCCAGGAGATGGCGCATTACAGCGCAACGAAGACGATGCAGCTGTCCCTTTCCCGGAGCTTGGCCGAATTGACGACAGGAACCCGCGTCACGGTGAATACCGTTATGCCCGGCTCCACCCTTACGGAAGGCGTTGAAACGATGCTGGATACGCTGTATCCCGATGAGAATCTTACCATCGAAGAAGCCGAACAGCGGTTTATGAAGGAAAATCGGCCGACTTCCATTATTCAGCGGCTGATTCGTCCGGAGGAAATTGCCGATTTCGTCGCCTACCTGAGCAGTCCCAAATCCTCCGCGATCAACGGTTCGGCACTCCGGATTGACGGCGGCTTGGTACGAAGCGTATTCTGA
- a CDS encoding helix-turn-helix transcriptional regulator: protein MIFQFTAPPLPHYMICGEDTYQEGDRHPDRYNIGVFDLILVTRGELFLEENGVSYSIKAGYHLILRPDGAHRTYLPCQEETHFYWLHFQTVAPWVEAEERIPFALSQSDHPYVQFDNFSFYIPKYGELSSKEQAARLIEQLQLLHQSPSSAARWKQQQLMHELLLLFQAEEEGIQQMHPHYAIAERTANYLRAHYKEPVSYQQLSDAMHFHQNYISICMKKTFGCTPLEFLTRHRIEQAKRLLIHTNEPIGRIAEESGFGSFPYFIRCFVRYTGFKPNSFRLKYRSSR from the coding sequence ATGATTTTCCAGTTTACGGCTCCGCCATTGCCGCATTATATGATTTGCGGAGAAGATACCTACCAGGAGGGAGATCGACATCCGGATCGGTATAACATCGGTGTCTTTGATCTGATTCTCGTGACCAGAGGGGAGTTATTCCTGGAAGAGAACGGAGTATCTTACAGCATAAAGGCAGGGTATCACCTGATTCTAAGACCCGATGGCGCACACCGTACGTACCTGCCCTGTCAGGAGGAAACCCATTTTTATTGGCTGCATTTTCAGACGGTCGCACCGTGGGTTGAAGCGGAAGAACGGATCCCGTTTGCCTTATCGCAATCGGATCACCCTTATGTGCAGTTCGATAATTTCTCTTTCTATATTCCCAAGTACGGAGAACTGTCTTCGAAAGAGCAGGCCGCACGTCTGATTGAACAGCTGCAGCTGCTTCATCAATCGCCATCTTCCGCGGCACGCTGGAAACAGCAGCAGCTGATGCATGAGCTGCTGCTGCTGTTCCAAGCCGAAGAAGAAGGAATCCAGCAGATGCATCCTCATTATGCCATTGCCGAACGAACGGCCAACTATTTAAGAGCACATTACAAAGAGCCGGTCAGCTACCAGCAATTGTCCGATGCCATGCACTTTCACCAGAATTATATTTCCATTTGCATGAAAAAAACGTTCGGCTGCACACCCCTGGAGTTTCTGACGCGGCATCGGATCGAGCAAGCAAAACGCTTGCTGATCCACACCAACGAGCCGATCGGACGCATAGCCGAGGAATCCGGGTTCGGCTCGTTTCCGTATTTCATTCGCTGCTTTGTTCGTTATACCGGGTTTAAACCCAACTCTTTCAGGCTAAAGTACCGTTCATCCCGATAG
- a CDS encoding aldo/keto reductase, with the protein MTAKHLQDTTTLYNGVNMPWFGLGVFKVEEGPELVNAVRTAIQHGYRSVDTAAIYGNEEGVGQGIREGLAAAGLKREDLFVTSKVWNADLGYESTLKAYEESLRKLELEYLDLYLIHWPVEGKYIEAWKALETLYKQGRVKAIGVSNFQIHHLEKLMKETDIKPMVNQVEYHPRLTQKELQAYCQANGIQLEAWSPLMQGQLLDQEDLQIIAKKHHKSIAQIILRWDLQNGVVTIPKSTKEHRITENSDLFDFELSMEDMQRIDSLNQDHRVGPDPDNFDF; encoded by the coding sequence ATGACAGCAAAACACTTACAAGATACAACCACTTTATATAATGGCGTTAACATGCCTTGGTTTGGACTAGGCGTATTTAAAGTTGAAGAAGGACCGGAGCTGGTGAATGCCGTTCGTACGGCCATTCAGCACGGCTATCGGAGCGTGGACACCGCCGCCATATACGGCAATGAAGAAGGTGTCGGGCAGGGCATTCGCGAAGGCTTGGCAGCTGCCGGATTAAAAAGAGAAGATCTGTTCGTCACATCCAAGGTGTGGAATGCCGACCTGGGTTACGAATCGACTTTGAAGGCTTATGAGGAAAGCTTGCGAAAGCTGGAATTGGAGTATTTGGACTTATACCTTATACACTGGCCGGTTGAAGGGAAATATATAGAGGCGTGGAAGGCGCTCGAAACGTTGTACAAGCAAGGGCGCGTAAAAGCCATTGGCGTGAGCAATTTCCAAATCCATCATCTGGAGAAGTTAATGAAGGAAACCGACATCAAACCGATGGTGAACCAGGTGGAATATCATCCCCGATTAACGCAAAAAGAATTGCAGGCGTACTGCCAGGCGAACGGTATTCAGCTAGAAGCTTGGTCTCCCTTAATGCAGGGTCAGCTGCTGGATCAGGAGGACCTTCAGATCATCGCGAAGAAGCATCATAAATCCATCGCGCAGATCATTCTTCGTTGGGATCTACAGAACGGGGTGGTGACGATTCCGAAATCGACCAAAGAGCATCGGATCACCGAGAACTCCGATCTATTTGATTTTGAATTGTCCATGGAGGATATGCAGCGCATCGACAGCTTGAATCAGGATCACCGTGTGGGACCGGACCCGGACAATTTTGATTTCTAA
- a CDS encoding ABC transporter substrate-binding protein, translated as MFKSKLRVMLTILVLCSIFISACGANGNTANQAGSAGETATGKDTPKTEASAPTTKKVPTINGDIEIPTDPQRIVVDAYLPTLLLLGEKPVGATAKDLENVHIQDQIDGIENTGESSAEKIVELNPDLIISANSDPELYEKLSKIAPTIILPYETYRGVHEEVEGLGAILGKEEEAKEWLAGFDEKIEALRTKVNGVLEEGETFSIFGAFGKTFYLYGDGIYRGGLAIYKELQLTPPAAIQKELIDANVTYKEVSLEVLKDYAGDYIFFDESNGAEMDKKDKVWTSIEAVKQDRVFYLDAKRFWPFDPIAVLAQAEEVTDMIVSQKEKEKTK; from the coding sequence ATGTTCAAGTCAAAATTACGCGTCATGCTCACCATCCTTGTCTTATGCTCGATCTTCATCTCGGCATGCGGCGCAAATGGAAATACGGCGAATCAAGCCGGTTCCGCAGGCGAAACAGCAACAGGGAAGGATACTCCGAAGACCGAAGCCTCAGCCCCAACAACCAAAAAGGTGCCGACAATTAACGGAGACATCGAAATTCCGACGGATCCTCAGCGAATTGTAGTGGATGCCTACTTGCCAACACTGCTGCTGCTCGGAGAAAAGCCGGTAGGCGCCACCGCGAAGGATTTGGAGAACGTCCATATCCAGGACCAGATCGATGGCATAGAGAACACCGGGGAAAGCTCTGCGGAGAAGATAGTGGAACTTAACCCCGATCTGATTATCAGCGCAAACTCGGACCCGGAGCTATACGAGAAATTGTCCAAAATCGCACCGACCATCATTCTTCCTTATGAAACCTATCGAGGCGTGCACGAAGAAGTAGAGGGGCTCGGCGCAATCCTTGGCAAGGAAGAAGAAGCAAAAGAATGGCTTGCCGGTTTTGATGAAAAAATTGAAGCGCTGCGCACAAAAGTGAACGGTGTGTTGGAAGAAGGTGAGACGTTCTCGATCTTCGGCGCATTCGGCAAAACCTTCTACCTCTACGGTGACGGCATTTATCGCGGGGGCTTGGCCATCTATAAGGAACTCCAGCTAACGCCTCCGGCAGCGATCCAAAAGGAATTGATTGATGCCAACGTGACTTACAAGGAGGTTTCCTTGGAAGTGCTCAAAGATTATGCAGGCGATTATATTTTCTTTGATGAGTCCAACGGGGCCGAGATGGATAAGAAGGATAAGGTGTGGACTTCGATTGAAGCGGTGAAGCAGGATCGCGTGTTTTATCTGGATGCCAAGCGATTCTGGCCGTTTGATCCCATTGCGGTCCTGGCTCAGGCCGAGGAAGTGACGGACATGATCGTTAGCCAAAAAGAGAAGGAGAAAACGAAATAA